The following are from one region of the Macaca thibetana thibetana isolate TM-01 chromosome 2, ASM2454274v1, whole genome shotgun sequence genome:
- the USP4 gene encoding ubiquitin carboxyl-terminal hydrolase 4 isoform X5 translates to MAEGGGCGERPDAETQKSELGALMRTTLQRGAQWYLIDSRWFKQWKKYVGFDSWDMYNVGEHNLFPGPIDNSGLFSDPESQTLKEHLIDELDYVLVPTEAWNKLLNWYGCVEGQQPIVRKVVEHGLFVKHCKVEVYLLELKLCENSDPTNVLSCHFSKADTIATIEKEMRKLFNIPAERETRLWNKYMSNTYEQLSKLDNTVQDAGLYQGQVLVIEPQNEDGTWPRQTLQSKVSLLLPRLECNGTISAHHNLCLPGSSSSPASASRVAGITDMCHHARLILYF, encoded by the exons ATGGcggaaggtggaggctgcggtgagcgaCCGGATGCGGAGACTCAGAAGTCGGAGCTTGGAGCCTTAATGAGGACCACACTCCAACGCGGCGCGCAGTG GTATCTTATTGACAGCCGGTGGTTCAAGCAGTGGAAGAAGTATGTGGGCTTTGACAGCTGGGACATGTACAATGTGGGCGAACATAACCTATTTCCTGGCCCAATAGACAACTCTGGGCTATTTTCAG atcCTGAGAGTCAGACCTTGAAAGAACACTTAATTGATGAATTGGACTATGTATTGGTCCCCACTGAGGCCTGGAATAAATTACTAAACTGGTACGGCTGTGTAGAAGGGCAGCAACCCATCGTCAGAAAA GTCGTGGAGCATGGCCTGTTTGTCAAGCACTGCAAAGTCGAGGTGTATTTGCTGGAACTGAAGCTCTGTGAGAACAGCGACCCCACCAATGTGCTGAGTTGCCATTTCAGCAAGGCAGACACCATTG CAACCATTGAGAAAGAGATGCGGAAGCTGTTCAACATCCCTGCGGAGCGTGAAACACGGCTCTGGAACAAATACATGAGCAACACCTACGAGCAGTTGAGCAAGCTAGACAACACTGTCCAGGATGCTGGGCTATACCAGGGTCAG GTGCTAGTAATTGAGCCTCAAAATGAAGATGGCACATGGCCCAGGCAGACCTTGCAGTCAAA agtttcactcttgttgcccaggctggagtgcaatggcacaatctcggctcaccacaacctctgcctcccaggttcaagcagttctcctgcctcagcctcccgagtagctgggattacagacatgtgccaccacgcccggctaattttgtatttttag
- the USP4 gene encoding ubiquitin carboxyl-terminal hydrolase 4 isoform X4, producing the protein MAEGGGCGERPDAETQKSELGALMRTTLQRGAQWYLIDSRWFKQWKKYVGFDSWDMYNVGEHNLFPGPIDNSGLFSDPESQTLKEHLIDELDYVLVPTEAWNKLLNWYGCVEGQQPIVRKVVEHGLFVKHCKVEVYLLELKLCENSDPTNVLSCHFSKADTIATIEKEMRKLFNIPAERETRLWNKYMSNTYEQLSKLDNTVQDAGLYQGQVLVIEPQNEDGTWPRQTLQSKVLLKPRRQRLQ; encoded by the exons ATGGcggaaggtggaggctgcggtgagcgaCCGGATGCGGAGACTCAGAAGTCGGAGCTTGGAGCCTTAATGAGGACCACACTCCAACGCGGCGCGCAGTG GTATCTTATTGACAGCCGGTGGTTCAAGCAGTGGAAGAAGTATGTGGGCTTTGACAGCTGGGACATGTACAATGTGGGCGAACATAACCTATTTCCTGGCCCAATAGACAACTCTGGGCTATTTTCAG atcCTGAGAGTCAGACCTTGAAAGAACACTTAATTGATGAATTGGACTATGTATTGGTCCCCACTGAGGCCTGGAATAAATTACTAAACTGGTACGGCTGTGTAGAAGGGCAGCAACCCATCGTCAGAAAA GTCGTGGAGCATGGCCTGTTTGTCAAGCACTGCAAAGTCGAGGTGTATTTGCTGGAACTGAAGCTCTGTGAGAACAGCGACCCCACCAATGTGCTGAGTTGCCATTTCAGCAAGGCAGACACCATTG CAACCATTGAGAAAGAGATGCGGAAGCTGTTCAACATCCCTGCGGAGCGTGAAACACGGCTCTGGAACAAATACATGAGCAACACCTACGAGCAGTTGAGCAAGCTAGACAACACTGTCCAGGATGCTGGGCTATACCAGGGTCAG GTGCTAGTAATTGAGCCTCAAAATGAAGATGGCACATGGCCCAGGCAGACCTTGCAGTCAAA